Proteins from a single region of Candidatus Methylomirabilota bacterium:
- a CDS encoding dodecin family protein: MAVARVTKIIGSSPRSWQAAADEAVKRANKTLRGVTGIHVIEQKAHVEKGKVTEYRTTVEVTFILD; the protein is encoded by the coding sequence ATGGCAGTGGCACGCGTGACCAAGATCATTGGATCGTCTCCGAGGAGCTGGCAGGCCGCGGCGGACGAGGCCGTGAAGCGGGCCAACAAGACCCTGCGAGGCGTGACCGGCATTCACGTTATCGAGCAGAAAGCCCACGTCGAGAAGGGGAAGGTCACCGAGTACCGGACCACGGTGGAGGTGACGTTCATTCTGGACTGA
- a CDS encoding response regulator — MRTPPLVLIADDNAMNLDILQARLTAHGYEILTATDGEAALSLAREKHPDLILLDVMMPGLDGLEVCRRLKGDPSLPFMPLIMVTARADSRDVVSGLEAGADEYLTKPVDQAALVARVKSMLRIKALHDTVQEQAARLETQTGELAAFNRTLEQRVQEQVSQLERLGRLKRFFSPQLAELIVAGGADDPLKTHRREVIVVFLDLRGFTAFAETAEPEEVMAVLRDYHAEMGKLILEHEGTLERFTGDGMMIFFNDPVPVPNPAERALRMAVAMRERVSDLSMGWRKRGYDLALGVGIAQGYATIGAIGFEGRWDYGAIGTVTNLAARLCGEAKGGQVLVTSRVAGALEDLIECEEVGALALKGFLKAVPTFSVLGLRPSP, encoded by the coding sequence GTGAGGACGCCGCCGCTCGTCCTCATCGCGGACGACAACGCGATGAATCTCGACATCCTCCAGGCGCGCCTTACCGCCCACGGCTATGAGATCCTGACGGCCACCGACGGCGAGGCCGCGCTCAGCCTGGCGCGCGAGAAGCACCCGGACCTCATCCTCCTCGACGTCATGATGCCGGGTCTCGACGGGCTCGAGGTCTGCCGCCGGCTCAAGGGAGATCCGTCGCTGCCCTTCATGCCGCTCATCATGGTCACCGCGCGGGCCGATTCGCGCGACGTGGTGAGCGGGCTCGAGGCCGGGGCCGACGAGTACCTGACCAAGCCCGTGGACCAGGCCGCGCTCGTGGCGCGCGTCAAATCCATGCTCCGGATCAAGGCGCTTCACGACACGGTCCAGGAGCAGGCGGCGCGGCTCGAGACCCAGACGGGCGAGCTCGCCGCCTTCAACCGGACGCTCGAGCAGCGGGTGCAGGAGCAGGTAAGCCAGCTCGAGCGCCTCGGCCGGCTCAAGCGCTTCTTCTCGCCCCAGCTTGCCGAGCTGATCGTCGCCGGGGGGGCCGACGACCCTCTCAAGACCCACCGCAGAGAGGTGATCGTCGTCTTTCTCGATCTCCGGGGGTTCACGGCCTTCGCCGAGACCGCCGAGCCCGAGGAGGTGATGGCGGTCCTGCGCGACTACCACGCCGAGATGGGCAAGCTGATCCTCGAGCACGAGGGCACGCTCGAGCGCTTCACCGGCGACGGCATGATGATCTTCTTCAACGACCCGGTGCCGGTGCCGAACCCGGCCGAGCGCGCGCTCCGCATGGCCGTCGCCATGCGCGAGCGTGTCAGCGATCTGAGCATGGGATGGCGCAAGCGGGGCTACGACCTGGCCTTGGGCGTCGGGATCGCCCAGGGATACGCCACGATCGGCGCCATCGGCTTCGAGGGGCGCTGGGACTACGGCGCTATCGGCACGGTCACCAACCTGGCCGCGCGGCTCTGCGGCGAGGCCAAGGGCGGGCAGGTCCTCGTCACGTCGCGCGTCGCGGGAGCCCTCGAGGACCTCATCGAGTGCGAGGAGGTGGGCGCGCTGGCCCTCAAAGGATTTCTCAAGGCCGTCCCCACGTTCAGCGTGCTCGGGCTCAGGCCGAGCCCGTGA